From Phaeodactylum tricornutum CCAP 1055/1 chromosome 11, complete sequence, one genomic window encodes:
- a CDS encoding predicted protein: protein MTTSQEDEPLLNPQIAAAAAVSGAGFINSSTEKIKKARAEGPLTFRTLGFLGGLAMIISNGLAILDRFFSFNFAGAMIAFYGVLFGVIITMLEAPGPCSQRLQGGIRFYAKFLDFTWGRGALYFFVGTLQVSNWNMLDWAVGGFMIFVGVTAIGVGIAAARDLRLLKFAIQNENHLKEKWNQHDADGNGTLDAKELTAFVADAGVDMSRNEIAATFLALDKNFDEKIAYEEFFSWWTAAGTYGAGTSMSV from the coding sequence ATGACGACGTCGCAAGAAGATGAACCGTTACTGAACCCTCAAATCGCTGCCGCGGCGGCGGTTTCCGGTGCCGGCTTTATTAATTCGTCTACCGAAAAGATCAAAAAGGCGCGAGCGGAAGGGCCGTTGACGTTTCGCACGCTCGGATTTCTGGGGGGTTTGGCCATGATTATTAGCAACGGCCTAGCCATCCTTGACCGattcttttctttcaacTTTGCGGGTGCCATGATCGCATTCTACGGTGTACTCTTCGGTGTTATTATTACTATGCTGGAAGCTCCTGGACCTTGCAGTCAGAGACTTCAGGGAGGAATTCGTTTTTACGCCAAGTTCTTGGACTTTACTTGGGGACGTGGTGCTCTTTACTTTTTTGTAGGAACCCTGCAGGTCTCCAATTGGAACATGCTGGACTGGGCTGTAGGGGGCTTTATGATTTTTGTCGGAGTAACCGCAATTGGAGTGGGAATTGCTGCAGCCCGAGACCTCCGACTCCTTAAATTTGCCATTCAAAACGAGAATCATCTTAAAGAAAAATGGAACCAGCACGATGCGGACGGAAACGGTACACTAGATGCCAAGGAACTGACGGCCTTTGTAGCAGATGCCGGTGTGGATATGTCGCGAAACGAGATTGCTGCCACATTCCTGGCCCTCGACAAGAACTTTGATGAGAAGATTGCCTACGAAGAATTCTTCTCTTGGTGGACAGCCGCCGGAACCTACGGCGCCGGTACAAGCATGTCCGTATAG
- a CDS encoding predicted protein, translating into MSEKVPMRVSTDGDISLESVRRELRFFLYDPPLIVVHLSAKPVIAVHHRGSLEQPTRESPGLHTIAEEFGAYKVLAILVMSEGNSSLDVHSRIASFEAHNDATRRIPDSPTRSNAGTPETLSAASSGKSELVDVILSNLNSLHQQSELSPDRPPSTTRRASQNRKNRLREANIQRDFRAPQPPPDPPMVNMSPSAKQAMRKCRPDGNESDKVTEKPSSEAPSTAAADNGTPKRRGILPNAPISPARPNETTPKTASLAQPLQKTSHDVGSAKKATPSLRMQPNLTTSRSDRRIELQRQADERRAMLEQAQTFTATAKKLPTPVAASTQASTISSRVAKIKKIKKLKSLDHVRRHSTRAQSTEVASMYHATTSPKPSIDGDFVHISDPAASLRDDSNIVASSIQQSEVCVSDSFAKDRGNGIPHDIRSPELPDLQRDGFLPRIRTPGREVTCSRSDPRGRLMVAPSSSSDYETDGDISREPGAFLSSDRNLEELALSGTSASQMTPDVAEFFGSSGHNELQQLKLAPLKDDDDDRTFDYGSREDNEHDTEDAVRQGSLTYSQKREEEDCERQAKEGDVTAVASDMEGSLVQKGDLEHYRKSLDTPIAKTAAVVAGAATVGCIVMGPVGLLVGAAVVGIGVGVMQIPDEQRSNMRQKATEAIEGMQDSAANASEILSNSCANTYRESGLDDHVPTEVKNFCNGTESDATELHLPANEEDVLLTKEYIDKNPSKEYPSIAPKSRVPPSLPYAVPKQRDKKQIVACLRDDAITPVAQIYSLPLAEQPIAWLDVLACAYTLSDEKVEAMEEILILAKDKHRARIFLEEGILDPIIWILDRYLEKKNVDSTPSHWANPDISEDEEAAAKLAAMCCLTLGKAHCAANHTEGDLLLMSLYERGTVPEERQLAQMLHEVPHHARVSTSNDPTVITPGSEIFAQKRLSLPQAEEMANVVKRLADLHKPAV; encoded by the exons atgtcCGAGAAGGTTCCGATGCGGGTGTCAACGGATGGCGACATTTCATTGGAGTCGGTCCGGCGCGAACTTCGCTTCTTCCTGTACGATCCGCCTCTTATC GTGGTG CATCTATCGGCCAAGCCAGTCATTGCCGTACATCACCGTGGGAGCCTCGAACAACCCACCAGAGAATCTCCAGGCCTGCATACCATTGCAGAAGAGTTTGGGGCGTACAAAGTGCTGGCAATCCTCGTCATGAGCGAAGGGAACTCGAGTCTCGACGTGCACAGCAGAATCGCTTCGTTTGAAGCGCACAACGATGCCACGCGTCGCATTCCTGATTCGCCGACTCGGTCAAATGCTGGAACACCCGAGACGCTCAGCGCTGCGAGCAGTGGAAAGAGTGAGCTCGTTGACGTCATTTTGAGCAATCTAAACAGTCTACATCAGCAGTCCGAGCTTTCGCCTGATCGTCCGCCTTCTACAACGAGACGAGCGAGCCAGAATCGCAAAAACCGACTGCGAGAAGCGAACATACAGCGTGACTTTCGTGCACCCCAACCGCCGCCGGACCCCCCCATGGTGAACATGTCCCCATCTGCCAAACAAGCTATGCGGAAATGTCGCCCAgacggaaacgaaagcgataAAGTCACGGAAAAGCCTTCGTCGGAAGCGCCCTCTACTGCAGCAGCCGATAATGGAACCCCGAAACGTCGTGGAATCCTTCCCAATGCGCCGATTTCGCCGGCTCGACCAAACGAAACCACGCCGAAGACCGCATCCCTTGCTCAACCCCTGCAAAAGACCTCGCACGATGTGGGGTCGGCAAAGAAAGCTACACCGTCCTTGAGGATGCAACCCAATCTCACGACAAGCCGATCAGATCGAAGAATAGAACTCCAGCGACAGGCAGACGAGCGACGGGCGATGCTAGAGCAAGCACAAACTTTCacggcaacagcaaaaaagctTCCCACTCCAGTCGCAGCTAGCACACAGGCTTCAACAATCAGTAGTCGCGTTGCCAAAATCAAAAAAATAAAAAAGCTTAAATCCTTGGATCACGTACGCCGCCATTCGACCAGGGCCCAGTCAACCGAAGTAGCGTCAATGTACCACGCTACGACCTCGCCAAAGCCCAGTATTGACGGTGATTTTGTGCATATCTCCGACCCTGCTGCATCACTGAGAGACGACAGTAACATTGTGGCATCAAGCATACAACAAAGCGAAGTTTGCGTCTCCGACAGTTTCGCCAAAGACCGCGGCAACGGGATACCACATGACATTCGGAGCCCCGAATTACCTGATTTGCAACGCGACGGGTTTTTACCACGGATACGAACACCGGGTAGAGAAGTGACATGTAGCAGGTCTGACCCACGGGGAAGGCTGATGGTCGCCCCGAGCTCCTCATCGGACTACGAAACGGACGGTGACATAAGTCGGGAACCTGGGGCATTCCTTTCTAGTGATCGTAATCTGGAAGAGCTAGCCCTCTCGGGCACTTCCGCTTCGCAAATGACTCCAGACGTGGCAGAATTTTTTGGAAGCAGCGGCCACAATGAGCTCCAACAGCTAAAACTTGCCCCGCTCaaggacgatgacgatgaccgTACCTTTGATTATGGAAGCCGCGAAGACAACGAGCACGATACGGAGGATGCTGTCCGTCAAGGTAGCCTGACGTATTCTCAGAAgcgtgaagaggaagactGTGAGCGGCAAGCCAAGGAAGGGGACGTTACGGCAGTGGCGTCGGATATGGAAGGATCTCTTGTCCAGAAGGGCGATCTCGAACATTACCGTAAGTCTCTAGATACTCCAATTGCAAAAACTGCTGCTGTGGTGGCGGGAGCAGCCACCGTGGGCTGCATTGTCATGGGACCGGTGGGCTTATTGGTGGGGGCAGCGGTTGTCGGCATTGGTGTTGGAGTAATGCAGATTCCCGATGAACAACGAAGTAATATGCGACAGAAAGCAACTGAAGCAATAGAGGGAATGCAAGATTCGGCCGCCAACGCGAGCGAGATCCTGTCGAACTCTTGTGCAAACACTTATCGCGAGTCGGGTTTAGATGATCACGTACCAACAGAAGTAAAAAATTTCTGCAATGGGACCGAATCCGATGCAACGGAACTGCATTTGCCAGCGAACGAGGAAGATGTCTTGTTGACTAAAGAGTACATCGATAAAAATCCATCCAAAGAATATCCAAGCATTGCCCCGAAATCAAGGGTGCCTCCCTCTTTGCCTTATGCAGTACCGAAGCAACGTGACAAGAAGCAAATAGTTGCATGTTTGAGAGATG ACGCCATAACTCCAGTTGCTCAGATATACTCCTTGCCCCTAGCAGAGCAGCCCATTGCATGGCTGGATGTTTTGGCTTGTGCATATACGCTCTCTGACGAGAAAGTGGAAGCAATGGAGGAAATACTGATTCTCGCGAAAGATAAACACCGCGCGAGGATTTTTCTTGAAGAAGGAATTCTTGATCCGATAATTTGGATCTTGGATCGctacttggaaaagaagaacgTAGACTCGACACCAAGCCACTGGGCAAACCCTGATATTTCTGAAGACGAGGAGGCTGCAGCTAAGCTTGCTGCAATGTGCTGCTTAACGCTCGGCAAGGCACATTGTGCTGCAAATCACACAGAGGGTGATCTTTTACTAATGAGTTTGTACGAAAGAGGGACCGTCCCAGAGGAGAGGCAGCTGGCACAAATGCTGCATGAGGTTCCTCATCATGCCCGTGTCTCTACGTCAAACGACCCAACAGTGATTACGCCGGGAAGCGAAATATTTGCCCAGAAGCGATTGAGTCTACCCCAGGCTGAGGAAATGGCAAACGTGGTAAAACGTTTGGCTGATCTGCATAAGCCAGCTGTTTGA